One stretch of Paenibacillus sp. FSL R5-0341 DNA includes these proteins:
- a CDS encoding PrpR N-terminal domain-containing protein has translation MRTRVHFIAPYESMIPIIQECIPRFPQLAIQTDVGDLANGVELATQAEKNGAEIIISRGGTAQLIKKAVTIPVIDVQLSGYDMIRSLTLASQFNGQTAIVGFSNITSGAQSIIDLMDLPLKVYTIHSSEDVARLLLELKASGYRQIVGDVITVNTAKTYGLEGLLIQSGQESILRAMEDAQLVYRYLSKNHAISIILNDLVTQEHPNLLILNERNEVVFENLTDFEKNPLTDNHMYLTNTSLDFHQSQIQNVFIVDDYQLTVNAYETTLDNKSYKVYMLEKGQPYAFAQFGITTFTDASMEPIVAESPAMQAVLKNIRALYEHHEPIYLLGEADSGKSFLVKHIHQMYSGGGLLLQIDLTQVPPGHLHKIPLAKVRNVEINRMEARMEDEELLSFIQSCLQSQIGVFILGEQALNPLWSLDLELNTIMMPNLADRPEDLAPLMQHFLTGYYQKYGTTAVRIKEDALQLIRDQITHMNVNQLKHLIKQAALNEQEYVITTATLSRLLDQQPLSSQMKLNGTLKDIEKEVIQFVLQEENNNQSKAAERLGINRATLWRKLKD, from the coding sequence ATGCGTACACGAGTTCACTTTATCGCTCCTTACGAATCGATGATTCCTATTATACAAGAGTGCATTCCTCGTTTTCCCCAGTTGGCCATTCAGACGGACGTGGGCGATTTGGCGAACGGTGTGGAATTAGCAACCCAAGCTGAGAAAAACGGTGCGGAGATTATCATCAGCCGCGGCGGAACCGCCCAACTGATTAAGAAAGCAGTGACCATTCCCGTCATCGATGTGCAGCTATCAGGCTATGATATGATTCGTTCGCTTACACTGGCAAGCCAATTTAACGGCCAAACAGCCATCGTTGGCTTCTCCAACATCACCTCTGGTGCACAATCGATTATTGATCTGATGGATCTGCCCCTCAAGGTCTATACCATACATAGCTCGGAAGATGTGGCACGATTGCTCTTGGAGTTGAAGGCTTCTGGTTACCGCCAGATTGTCGGGGATGTGATCACCGTCAACACCGCGAAGACCTATGGTCTGGAGGGATTGTTAATCCAATCTGGCCAGGAATCTATCCTTAGAGCCATGGAGGATGCGCAGCTGGTCTACCGTTATTTGAGCAAAAATCATGCGATATCGATCATACTGAATGACCTGGTTACACAGGAACATCCCAATTTACTTATTTTAAATGAACGGAATGAAGTCGTATTCGAGAACCTGACCGATTTTGAGAAAAATCCGCTAACCGATAATCATATGTATCTGACCAACACCAGCCTGGATTTCCATCAATCCCAGATCCAAAATGTGTTTATCGTGGACGATTACCAGCTCACGGTTAACGCCTATGAAACGACCCTGGACAACAAGAGCTACAAGGTATATATGCTGGAAAAAGGACAACCTTATGCCTTTGCACAATTCGGCATAACAACGTTCACGGACGCATCGATGGAACCTATCGTTGCAGAATCCCCTGCCATGCAGGCGGTATTGAAGAACATTCGGGCACTCTACGAGCATCATGAACCGATCTATCTGCTGGGTGAAGCGGATTCCGGTAAATCTTTTCTGGTCAAACATATTCATCAGATGTACTCCGGTGGTGGGCTGCTATTACAGATTGATCTCACGCAAGTTCCGCCCGGTCATTTGCACAAGATACCACTAGCCAAGGTTCGGAATGTAGAGATTAACCGTATGGAAGCACGTATGGAAGATGAGGAGTTGCTCTCTTTTATCCAGAGCTGCCTTCAAAGCCAGATTGGCGTGTTTATACTCGGGGAGCAGGCATTGAACCCCCTATGGTCACTCGACTTAGAGCTTAATACGATCATGATGCCAAATCTTGCGGATAGACCAGAGGATCTGGCTCCACTGATGCAGCATTTCCTTACGGGTTATTACCAGAAATACGGAACTACTGCGGTGAGAATAAAAGAAGATGCACTACAGCTGATCCGGGATCAGATCACACATATGAATGTCAACCAGTTGAAACATTTGATCAAGCAGGCTGCACTCAATGAACAGGAGTATGTAATTACCACCGCTACCTTGTCTCGTTTACTGGATCAACAACCTCTTTCAAGCCAAATGAAGTTGAATGGAACTCTGAAGGACATCGAAAAGGAAGTTATTCAGTTCGTGCTCCAGGAGGAAAATAATAATCAATCGAAGGCCGCAGAGCGTCTGGGGATTAACCGGGCCACATTATGGCGTAAACTTAAAGATTAA
- a CDS encoding 2-keto-3-deoxygluconate permease encodes MNIKATLDRIPGGMMVVPLLLGATINTFFPNALRIGGFTEALFVNSSSTLIALFLLIAGTQITFKTAGSSVGKGVTLLVVKWAIGAALGLVAILFADSSGLFLGLAPLAIIAAMTNSNGGLYIALAGQYGKEDDKAAYPFLALSDGPFLTMVALSIFGAMGFANGMFSPMAFVAVLLPLIVGVIIGNLDRNLAEWLHKGSDKLVPFFAFSLGMGINFSSIIQGGLGGIMLGVLTVLLTGGIGYLLFKAIGWNPIVGASEGSTAGNAVGTPAAIVAANASFGPIAEIATVQIAASVVTTAILLPIFIGFLSKRLEKSGGVEKYNQRPST; translated from the coding sequence ATGAACATTAAAGCAACTTTAGATCGCATCCCTGGCGGTATGATGGTCGTTCCTCTGTTACTCGGTGCAACCATTAATACATTCTTCCCAAATGCCTTGCGCATTGGCGGATTCACGGAAGCTCTCTTCGTTAACAGTTCCAGTACATTGATTGCACTGTTCCTGTTAATTGCCGGTACACAGATTACGTTCAAAACAGCTGGTTCGTCCGTCGGCAAGGGTGTTACCTTGCTTGTCGTCAAGTGGGCGATCGGTGCAGCACTTGGTCTCGTTGCCATTTTGTTTGCAGACTCAAGCGGGTTATTCCTGGGTCTGGCCCCACTTGCCATTATCGCTGCGATGACCAACTCTAACGGTGGTCTTTACATCGCACTCGCTGGTCAATACGGTAAAGAAGATGATAAAGCAGCCTATCCATTCCTCGCGCTCAGCGATGGTCCATTCCTGACCATGGTAGCGCTCTCCATCTTCGGTGCAATGGGTTTCGCCAACGGCATGTTCTCTCCCATGGCATTCGTTGCTGTATTGCTTCCGCTCATCGTTGGTGTCATTATTGGTAATCTGGACCGCAATCTGGCGGAGTGGCTGCACAAAGGCAGCGACAAACTTGTTCCATTCTTCGCCTTCTCACTGGGTATGGGAATCAACTTCTCCTCGATTATCCAAGGTGGACTTGGCGGAATCATGCTTGGTGTTCTGACCGTACTTCTCACAGGCGGAATTGGATACCTGCTCTTTAAAGCCATTGGCTGGAACCCCATCGTTGGTGCTTCCGAAGGTTCAACCGCTGGTAATGCGGTAGGTACACCTGCTGCCATCGTGGCTGCTAATGCTTCATTTGGCCCGATTGCCGAGATTGCTACGGTGCAGATTGCGGCGAGCGTTGTTACTACAGCCATCCTGTTGCCGATCTTCATCGGGTTCCTCTCCAAACGACTGGAGAAATCAGGTGGAGTCGAGAAATACAATCAACGACCAAGCACATAA